Genomic segment of Syntrophomonadaceae bacterium:
AAGAACCGTCCCCCTTGTGTTCCTTGTGTTCTTTCGGCCGCTTTTCCCTTGTCTTTCCCATGGTACATGGGAGCCATCACAATATTTTTTTACAGTGTTGCGGGAGATGTTTAGCTTCTTGGCTATTGCTCTTTGTGACATGCCATCATGTTCATAAAATTGCCGGATCTTTTCATATAGTTCCACTTCAATTGACATCCTTTCACCCCCGGTAATCCAGTCATTATCTTTCTGAATTATACAGGGTTTTTTTGTTGAAGTGGCTCACTTTTTTCCTGGCGTTTCTATGATTAATGGCTCACTTTTATTGTAGCGAATATAGGTAAGCATCAGTGATAAGGACTTTAAAAGCTCCTTGACCGATTCTTGGCTTGATAATTTGTTCCTTTCCGTATCTATTTGCCAAAGAACTCTCAGCAATACCTATATCCATTATATGTTGTGTTTTAAGCTTGTTTTGTACCTGTTCATATAAAGCCAAGCCGCTTTGTTCATTGGTATCATATGTCTTTCCCTGGACAATATTTCTGTTCCAGTCTTTTGGGACCGGCATCCAATCCTTCTTATCAAAATAGAAAGGCATAGAAAGGATAATGCATCCTATGTTCGGGTCGGGATCAGATAATCGATTGGTCTTTTTATATTTATATATACGATCTCTAAGTTCAATTAGGCTTGTGGCCCCATTGGCAATGCCAAAGGCTTCCCAGGCTAATGACGACGGCAAACTAGAAAACTTCAGAAAGAACCCACCGCCTACAATATAATCATTGGGGCTATGTAATTTAAACAAAAAGAGGTCCCCTTCATTTAGAGCCCTAAAGTTTGTAGCCCCTCCGGGTTTCCAAAAGTTGATTTCATCACAATTTGCTTGTTTGAGGGTTCTGAACCAATTAAAATCGGTTATTCCAACATACATTTTCATAACGTTTCGCTTCCTTGCCCAAGCTCGTCATCTACCTTAAGGCATTGGCAACGATATGCAATCAATAATGTTCTCTTTCATTACCCAGCCTTGATAAATCTATCATATCTCATTTCGAGTTTTTCCTGATCCGGCCACAGTGTTCTACTACTTGGAAGTATAATTCTCTTATCATGGAATTGCTGAATCCCATAAAGAAGCATTGGCCCATCTTTTTCTAACAGGATGTCTTTCCTCACTTCTATTTTATACTCAGGGGTTACCCCAATAATATTGCTATCAAATGCAGCGTGGTGAATTTTACACAAAGAAAGCCCATTATTTACATTTGATTCACCGTATACTTCAGAATCAGGTATTATATGAGCTGCATCAAGAAGTTCAATATGCCGGAGTCGGCAGAATGTGCATTGCTGGTGATATGCTTCAAGAACTCTTTCCCTAAACGATTTTTGATGTAATCGTGTTTTAATAGTAGAAGTTATGTAACTGCGCTTGTAATAAGCGCTTTCGTCTGCAACCAAGGAACCCTGACTTGAATTTAGACTGTTCAGGTATTGTCCAATTGACATTTGTTCGTCTGCCGCTAATGTGAAAGACAAAGCCTTCGGGTTATCTCCGATAACAAAAACCGGCCATACCGCCAAGTATTTGCTTTTAACTATGCCATGAAAATAGATCAGAGGTATTTGTCTAACCATTGCTTCTCTTAATCCTACATTGTCACGATGGTTGATATCAGTCCCTCTATAACGGTATTCAAGAAAGCCGTCCTTAGTAAAAACGTCATCATACGGCCCGCCAGCCACAGTAGTAATTGATAACGGCACCTTCTCTAATACTTTCGGTTTCCAAATCCCTGAAGGACCGACCAGAGTGACTTGCTGGCTGTTCAATATGAACCCCTTTTCAAGAATGGAACGTGGAAGAACCTCACCATGGATTTGAACCTGCTCTTCAATCCATTTAAATGCGGCTAGTCTATATTGCTCTTCCAATACAGCCACCCCAGTCTATCTCATTCTTCAACTAATACCTGATAAGCCATTTTCTCGGGTATAACCCCTATTACTCCACCTCTTGGATTTGCCATATCGCCTACCCGTCTTGGAATAAGGTGAATATGGCAATGCAACACAGTCAAGTTATCGTTATGAATAATGTGACTATACCAATTATATGGATAATGGGAAGTCTCTTTATTTAGACTTACTTAACTCCTTGAATTATGTAATTAATTTTTCCTGTTGTAGTATCATCGTATAAACAATACACCCCTGAAAGTTCTAACCATTTTAAATGTCGGCGCCTACTTAGAGATTCTCCAAGAATTTGTTTTTCTCCTAGGCATGTCCAAAATACTTTCAGTTTGTTTTCTGTAAGAAACTTGAGAAATATATCTTTCATAATTAATAGACAAGAAGATTTACCCGTCTGCACTGAAACATCAAAACAAACAGCCTCTCCCTTTTGATTAAGCCACTCTCCAATATTTTTTGAATATTGTAGTTTCATGCCGGAATAAATATACTCATGTGGCGCAAGATATGATGGCTGATCCTCGCCGTCTAATCTTGATTCCCATCTATGC
This window contains:
- a CDS encoding helix-turn-helix domain-containing protein, which codes for MSIEVELYEKIRQFYEHDGMSQRAIAKKLNISRNTVKKYCDGSHVPWERQGKSGRKNTRNTRGTVLLC
- a CDS encoding HNH endonuclease, encoding MAVLEEQYRLAAFKWIEEQVQIHGEVLPRSILEKGFILNSQQVTLVGPSGIWKPKVLEKVPLSITTVAGGPYDDVFTKDGFLEYRYRGTDINHRDNVGLREAMVRQIPLIYFHGIVKSKYLAVWPVFVIGDNPKALSFTLAADEQMSIGQYLNSLNSSQGSLVADESAYYKRSYITSTIKTRLHQKSFRERVLEAYHQQCTFCRLRHIELLDAAHIIPDSEVYGESNVNNGLSLCKIHHAAFDSNIIGVTPEYKIEVRKDILLEKDGPMLLYGIQQFHDKRIILPSSRTLWPDQEKLEMRYDRFIKAG